In Neofelis nebulosa isolate mNeoNeb1 chromosome 13, mNeoNeb1.pri, whole genome shotgun sequence, the genomic stretch CAGTTACTAGCAGGAACAGAAAATGGGCCCCAAAACaggggcaggaaaggagggaaggagggtgggatgAAGGTGAGACCACTTCTTATGGTGGGCGGGTAAAGATCAGGCGATTACACTCTCTGCTTTTTCAGGAatccggcgggggggggggggggagggggggatgctTTTGTTCTCTAGCCTTGGCCCGGAAGGTTTAGACAGCGATGGCTTTTAAACGCTTTTCCTTTTCGCAGGGACTGAGGTTTCTCCCGCCGAGCCTGCCGTTTGGCCTAGAGGATGTCCCATAGAGGGCGCTGTTCGCCTGCCATTGAATGGAGTCCTGCGCGCGAGTAAGCAGAGGCCACACCCCTCGCCAGGGAGCGAGTGAAGGGCTGTGTCCGCGCCAGCGGCCCCACATCCAAGAGCTTTCTGGAAgcggaaaggaaagaaagatttaCTCTCTGCAACAGGCTATTCAAGTCCAGCATCCCTGAAATTCAGAGTATGGGCCGAAGGTGCTGATACCCAAAAAACTCCTCTTTCCgggtgaacacacacacacacacacacacacacacacacgcacacccgcGCACCTGCGCGCCCCCTGGGAGGGAGACACCGGGAGAACTTGGGAGGACTAGAGGGAGTGAGGCTCCGGTAGCGGCCTCACTGAGTGCGGGGGCGGCTGTCCAGACTCTTCTCCTGCCAGCCTGGACCCCTTCCCATCTGGGTCTAGTCTTCAAGTTGCCATCAGCCAAGAGCccactctcccccctccccccgccagaaCTTCTCAGCGATGTCTGCCGGtcgcttcttttttttcccagggGGATGAGCAGCTTTTCTGTTCGTCTCAGTTTAAAGGCGGCTTCCGCGAGTCAGCACTTTAGCCAACTTCGCACGCGTTCGCTTCGGATAGGAGAGCTCCCACGACACTCGCGAGGACACGCAGGGGCCTCTCTGTCACAGGCTCCGCCGCGTGGCGGGCCgatcccagcccagcccacccacCCTGCGTAGGCGCTGCGCGCAACGAGCTTTTTCTGCAGCTGGGGAAAAAGGGACTTCTGGGTGTCCGGCACCAGTTGCGTGACCTTGACCCAGTCTCTCCGGGAGCCCTGTTCCATCTGTAAAACCCAAGCGTGAGACCCACCCTGCTTGGCGGGCAATCAGGGCGGTGATTGCTTTCAAACTCAGATTTTGGACGGTATGGCGTTTTGCATTCCATTAACGCTCTGTACCAACTCAAGGGAGtaataataatgagaataatGATTGTTTACGGAAGTACCATTTACAATGCTTCCAGGTTCCCAAAGCAAAAATTGGGTCACTACGGTAGACGAATGTTTGCTGAAAGAAGCATTAAATGCGCCCAtcgagattggggggggggggaggggcggggtctgAAGCCCCGgatcagaaaataataatacaaaccCAGTTCTCAACAGCGGAACCAAAGCGGTTGCATCTGGCCAATGCATCTGCCAATAAGGCAATGGGGAAGCGAAGGGGCCATGAAAACACCTTGGGTGCATGAAAGCTCAGGATGGTTGGAGGGGACTGATGGCCACTTCGCCGCCTTCCTCTGACCAGAGAGCTGTCTCTCGGGAAGGGACCCCACAAGCAATTGTCTACTTTATTTGATGCTTAAATCTAGAGTCTTAAATGCCTGCCTTACGGGCTTCTTGTGCAACCTGGGGAGTTGCTTTTTAAACCGATGGAGTAGAGTGATCTTCCGCCCAGCTGTCCCTCAGAGGCCCAGCAGGGTTCTCTAGGGACTCGGCGGCCCTGGGGGACACGCTGCGGTGCCGCTGCCACCGCCAGGGCTGAGCAAGGTGCGCCGCTGTGCCTTCGGTTAGCACTGCCGCTGTTCAGCGCCGGCGGGAGAGACTTCCCGGGAGAAAGTGCTGTCTTCCGGGCCCCGGGCCAGAGAAGAGGAGCGCCCTTCGGAGCGTAGCCGTCGGTGCCGCGACGCTGCTGCCCCAGTAGCCCCACCAAGTGACGCGCGGGTGTCAGCCCGTTTTGCGCGCACCCGCAGATGCACAGACACTCACACCCACTCCTGCTCCAGAGGAAAGGCTCACTCTTCGGTTTCCCAGGGCCAAAGGCCAAGGCCACGCTGATTCCTGAGCCCGCTGATGCAGTCCAAGGACTTACACCCTGATTCCTTCCCTAACGATTAGACGGGAACCCAAATCCCCCTCTTCGTGGCCGCGCCCTTAGCAGGCTTTGGGGAGTATGCTGAGGCCGCCGGACCCCAAAGGGTAGGAAAGTGCTGACTTTGCCGAGGGCGGGAGGTCGTGTCCTGCCTCCCAGGTCGGGGCTGCGTGGCTCTCCAGCTGCGTGGGGGCGGCGGGACCCTGTCAatcccctgggggagggggggatccACAGCTGCGAGCGCGGATAACCCCGAGGTGACCCGGGCGGGCCGGgcccgccccttccccctcccgcAGGCCTGGCGGCTGGAAGCGGGTCCCCGAACtgcagggggcagaggaaggctCGGGCTCCCGGCGCCTTGGCTGTCAGTGCGCTCCGGGCCGGGGGGCGCCGCCGGCTCTGCGTCCCTCGCTCGCCTCCTGCGCTCGCCCGAGCGCTCCGAGTGCCTCTTTAGCGGGAGCCAATATCCTTTTGTGCTAATAGGCTTGTCCTCATTTGCTGCCTAATTGGACTATATAAAGCCAATAACAGGCAGGCTCTTATAGCCCGAAGCCAAAGCGCCAAAATCCGAGCGAAGGCGAGGAGGGGGCGGCGGTGGAGGCGGCTGCGGGGCCCGGGCTCGGCTGCGCCTTCGCCTGCCTAATCCCATTTGCCATTGTACGCGCCCAATCGCCGTATACTCCCCGCATTTAACTTGGATGACATTTTGATTTCATCATTAGCATCCGGCGCCGGATTGACGCAGCCCCGAGCCGGGGACTGCTCCCGCCGCCTCCTCCCCGGGAGCTGCAGCCGCCGCCGAGCCGCCTCGCTCCCTCTGTGCCGCGGCTGGGCCGCTCCCCGCCCCTCAGCACCCCTCCCACATGCGAGCCCGCCCCGGCCGGGTCCTCACCCCGCCCTCCCGCCGCTGGATTTGCGCCTGGGGCGGCCCCCGACTTTGCGCCCCGTAGTTGAGTTCCGTTTATGGTCTGATTTCCGGCCGCCCGCCTGCTCGCCCGGCCGCCCGCCCGTCCCGATCCCTCCCTCCCCGGGACCCGGAGGAGAGGGGACCATGCCGGAGCCCGGGCCGGACGCCCCTGGCACGGCTAGCGcgcagcccccgccgccgccgcccccaccTCCCGCGCCCAAGGAGTCCCCGTTCTCCATCAAGAACCTGCTCAACGGAGACCACCACCGGCCACCCCCTAAGCCGCAGCCGCCCCCACGGACGCTCTTCGCGCcggcctccgccgccgccgccgcggccgccgccgccgccgctgcggcCAAGGGGGCCCTGGAGGGCGCCGCGGGCTTCGCGCTCTCGCAGGTGGGCGACCTGGCTTTCCCCCGCTTTGAGATCCCGGCGCAGAGGTTTGCCCTGCCCGCGCACTACCTGGAGCGCTCCCCGGCCTGGTGGTACCCCTACACCCTGACCCCCACCGGCGGCCACCTCTCGAGACCTGAAGGTACCGACCTCTCTTTGAACTTTCGTTGTCCTCCCTGTGCGCCAGTACCATCCCCGCCCCGCGCTGCCTCCCACCGCAACCCTGGGACCCCTGCACCCTCCAACCCGCTGTTCGGCCAACTTCCTCCGGCCCCTGGCTTGCACCTACCGCCCGCGCGCTCTGTTGCGCTGCCAGGGAATCCAATCCCACTTGGTGAGAAAAGAGGTGGAATTGGAGCCGGGGGCGCGGCGCTTCCCGGGACAAGTGGCCTGGGGTATGAACGCGGAGGCTTCAGCCGGCTGCGACTGGGGACAGGGCCTGGATGGAGGGAGTGAGCCGGTGGGGCCCAAGCCAGAGGAGAATCTCTCCGTGGGCCCCCGGCGGGGGagctgagggaaagaaaggaagtggCTGCGCCGCCACCGGGTCTGTCCGGGTCTGTCGCCTGCCCTCGGGAGGAAGGGGATCCCAGGGCGCGGagcccctgccctggcccagccGGGAAGGAGGCCCATGGGAACGGAGAGGCCTCGAGGCCCGGGGCCCAGAGGCTACCGCGGATTGAGCCTGCGGCCCCCAGGCGCCAGGCCTCTCTGAAGGCTGTTTcggtgtgcgtgtgtgcgcgtccgtctgtctgtctctccccagcttcGGAGAAGGCCCTCCTGCGAGACTCCTCCCCCGCCTCGGGAACCGATCGCGACTCCCCGGAGCCACTGCTCAAGGCCGACCCCGACCACAAGGAGCTAGACTCCAAGAGCCCGGACGAGATCATTTTGGAGGAGAGCGACTCggaggaaggcaagaaggaaggcGAGGCCGCTCCGGGAGCGGCCGGGGCGAGCGTGGGGGCGGCGGCAGCGACGCCGGGCGCGGAGGACTGGAAGAAGGGCGCCGAGAGCCCCGAGAAGAAGCCCGCGTGCCGCAAAAAGAAGACGCGCACGGTCTTCTCGCGCAGCCAGGTCTTCCAGCTCGAGTCCACCTTCGACATGAAGCGCTACCTGAGCAGCTCGGAGCGCGCCGGCCTGGCCGCGTCGCTGCACCTCACCGAGACGCAGGTCAAGATCTGGTTCCAGAACCGCCGCAACAAGTGGAAGCGGCAGCTGGCGGCCGAGCTGGAGGCGGCCAACCTGAGCCACGCGGCGGCGCAGCGCATCGTGCGGGTGCCCATCCTCTACCACGAGAACTCGGCGGCCGACGgcgcggcggccgcggccgcGGGGGCCCCGGTGCCCGTCAGCCAGCCGCTGCTCACCTTCCCGCACCCCGTATACTACTCGCACCCGGTGGTCTCGTCCGTGCCGCTGCTAAGGCCAGTCTGAGGCCcgacaggggagggggagggagcgcCCGGCCGCCTTCCCAGATCCCGGAGGAGACTGGGCCGGGCCGAGGGCGCCGAGACGTCCAGCGGCCTTCGGGAACCGGGGCTTGGGCGCGCGGccccggcctcccctcccccaatcggTAGCGTTTTGTAAGTATTTGCAATGCATTTTCGTGCAATTCACCCCTAATGGATTTGAGGCGCTTCTCCCCttacttttggttttggttatattaagaaagagcaggaaaaagacaaaattccCGGGTCGAAGATTTCGGCTGGCTGGAAGATGTAAACGGTGCAGCACTTCTCCCCAAATTTGCATTGCGCtgtggttttttggttttatttttagagaagagaaataagCCCCAGAAACGTAACCCCCttagcttattctttttttttttttttatatagaactATTTTCAGaagtccagagagagagagagagagagagagagagagagagaattcaactTGTGGTACTTTTATTCCTGGATTTCTGGGTGTGGTTCTTCCTCTCCACCTCCAGTTAGCCTCCCTAATTTTCAGAATCTGAGCAGCCTCTGGGAGGAACCCCGACTCAGGCCACTTTTCCGGCAGAGGTGTGTCACAGGTGACCTCTTTATCTGTCCCGCTTCGTGACTGAACAATTCTCTAAATGTTTAAAGGGAAAAGATAAGACAGGCCTCAAGCAGACTTCTGATTATCGAAACAGCTCCACATCTGGCCCGGTGTGAGTGGTCTTATTTATTAGTAGCATTTATTTTGGGGATTTCATTTGTtggtaaattattattattactagtatTGCTTTGTGCCCTGTTTCGAGAAAGTCcatccaatatttaaaaaaaaaaatatctgtcttttagcctctccccctgcctttttGTTCTTCAGTAACTGTTGTACTTTTGAGCTGTGCAATATTGTACAAAATTTCCTGAGAGCCCTGCCTCTTTCTCCAGGGAGAGAAGCAGACGTTTTCACTGTGTAATCTTGGTCATTGGTTTAGGAGAAAAttaagaaggggaaagggaggggaggaaagaaacagagataGGTAGCAATGCTCAAAGGAGTGAGATACGCTTTAAGTGAAGGACAATCAACTTAGGAGAATTTTAACTTATTTGATATATGTACAGATTTCTTGTAAAGTTCACCCTCAATTCCACAgggctcctggctctgccccccaatctgttttctttttgtcggCTACACCTGTTCTTCTGCGATAGCTTGGTGTTCTCCCCGCCCTGCCCGCCCATCTCCCTCGCCACTACCCGGGTTCAGtccctttttaagaaaaagagaaaaaaagcccacaaaatATTGTTACATTTACTGTTGTCGTGAAATcgaattaattaaaaagaaaagaaaagcgaAGCGTTTCGTGTCGCTAGAGTGTGTAAACTTCGGACGATTTTCCGCAGGGCAGGTGTCTCTGGAAGCCTTTTCTGCCTCGCTCTCTGGCTGCCTCTGCGCTCGCGGAGTCCGAGCTGGACGCACATCCCCGTAATCCAGGAGGCGGCAGAGACAGAGGCGGCTTTGTTCCCGACCAGGGCTGCGCTCTCCCTAGTGTTTTTCGAAGCCTGCAGAGCCCTGCGCTCAGAGGGTAACGCGGGGCGAGGACCTAGGCTTATCTAGTTTGAGAAATTGAGCGAAGCGGCCGCCGCGAGCTCCGAGATGGCTGATAAATTTCTGAACGCTGTGCTACAGCCTCGTGTTCCGTTCCCAGGCCACGGTCCCTTCAGAAGCCCCGAGATTCTGGGGAGGACATTCCTAGGCATTCGTCAGCGGGCCTGCAACGCGGTGGGCTCGGTTGCAgccaggggcagggggggggggccggggggaggaaagaagggagtggACTTAGAATTTAGCTGTGGCCGGAGGCGGGTCGCGAAGTCCAGCTGGGAGAGGCCGGATCGCGAGAGGGCCCTAGAGAAGGCGGCTGCCAGCTCCTGGACAGGGAGGCCTCCGCCAGCCTTGAGGAGCTGCGGCTCTCGGGGCGGCTCGGGTATGCGCGCGGTCCCGGTCGGGGAACAGAGACCACCCAACTGTGGCCGCGGCCACTGAAAGGACCTTGTCTCCTCCCGGCCAGACCCTTTTCTGTCCACAGGCGCCCGACACCTCAGCGGCGGCCTCTCTGgtcttctgcccccaccccggcccatGCCAGAAAGCGCAGCGCTGGCGGTTCCCACGCGCTCGGTGGGCGGCCAGCGGAGGCGCGGCGCGCGGGGAGCCCCAGCGCAGCGCGTGTCTGCGGGCGGAAGCAGGTGCCTGCGCGCTCCTCGCCGACCGCGAGGCTGCCTGCCTTAGAGCGTGGGGTCCGTACGCCCGACTCCAGGCAGGGCAAGTCTGAAGCTGGGGAGCCAGAAGGGGGAGATGAAGAACCTGTAGACGGTCAAGATGCCGAAGAGCACACCGCCCGGCGCGTCCGCTGGGGAGCGCCTGCACGCGCTCGCCTTCCCTCTCCCAACGCTTTGCTGGGTTCTTCAAACCCAATCCACACAGTCGAGTCTGCTATGGCTGAAATGTTGGGTGTCGTTTTCTATTGATGGGAAACTGCCCCCAAATAAACTGGCATGCGTATTTATGGCGCAATTTTAGCCTGAACCTCAGTGAAGATAGATCTCCCTTTATTTCCCTGTGGTTTGGAATAAAAACGAGGGCATGTGtcgtaaatgaaaaataaacagaaattcagGGTCAAAATATGTTGTTCCTTGTGTTACCTGAAAACACAGTGATGCCTTTTACTGTTGGCAATACTAACTGTGGGACAGGCCAATAACagctcattaaaaataatgttgcaatagCAAACACATCCTTAGATTTTTACAGCCAGAACACGATGCTATCAAATGCCAAGAAAATACTTCTTTATTTG encodes the following:
- the HMX3 gene encoding homeobox protein HMX3; this encodes MPEPGPDAPGTASAQPPPPPPPPPAPKESPFSIKNLLNGDHHRPPPKPQPPPRTLFAPASAAAAAAAAAAAAAKGALEGAAGFALSQVGDLAFPRFEIPAQRFALPAHYLERSPAWWYPYTLTPTGGHLSRPEASEKALLRDSSPASGTDRDSPEPLLKADPDHKELDSKSPDEIILEESDSEEGKKEGEAAPGAAGASVGAAAATPGAEDWKKGAESPEKKPACRKKKTRTVFSRSQVFQLESTFDMKRYLSSSERAGLAASLHLTETQVKIWFQNRRNKWKRQLAAELEAANLSHAAAQRIVRVPILYHENSAADGAAAAAAGAPVPVSQPLLTFPHPVYYSHPVVSSVPLLRPV